The Bacteroidia bacterium genomic interval CAGCAAGAGTTGAAGGCATGGAAGCCATCAGCCAGAAAGGACAAGCATGGAATGAAATGATGGAAGAATTCCACGGCATAGAAATCGAAGGTCCTATCGTAGCGGGCGATCATTTCACAGCCACTATGAAAATGGACATCACCCCCAAAGGCCAGGAAAGAAGAGTGGACGAAGAAGTAGCCGTATTTCGAGTAAAAGATGGCAAAATCGTATCCGAACAATTCTTTTATCCCTTAGGCTAATCGATCAAAGCGCAAATGCCGGACGAGTGGCATTTGCGCTTTTTTTATCCCACACAAAACCATTTACTGAAAAAAGGGTACACAACATTGTCTAAACCTGCGATTGCAAATCGACAATGAAGATCTTAAGTAAAGGAAGATATTACGGCAACCAAAATTCTGAGCGCTCCTTCAATGGGGTGCTCTTATCGCATTATACCTATACAGGAGTAAAAACGGATTGGCATTACCATGAAAATCCCTATTTCATGTACGTATTGCAAGGAAATATGAAGGACTGTAACAGAAAGCAGAAAACCCTCTGTCCTTCTGGAAGCCTGATGTACAACAATTGGCAAGAGCCTCACTATGGATCCAAACATTCTGAGCAGGCCAGTGGATTTCATTTGGAATTTGAAACAAGCTGGCTAAGGAAAAACGGTTTTACTGAAAACTTGTTGGAAGGAAGTCAATTAATCGAGCATCCCCGGATTCACGTATTGTTTGTCCGACTCTTTCACGAATTCGCTTTCAAGGACACCTATAATGAAGTTTCGGTTGAGCTATTACTTCTGCAGCTATGTGAGGCCTTGAATTCGGCAAAACAACTGGCTGGGGCGGAAGAGCCTGAATGGATTGCGGGCCTTAAAGAATTGCTCCACTACGACACAAACAAGCTTAGCCTCCAATACCTTTCCGATCAATTGGGCGTACATCCTGTGCACATTTCCAGAGCTGCTCCCAAATATCTTTCGATGAGTGTGGGAGAATATATTCGAAAAGAAAAACTCAAAAAAGCGATTCCCCTCCTCTATAGTCCTTCTTTATCTCTTACTGAAATTGCTTACCAGTCCGGCTTTTCAGACCAAAGCCATTTCAATCGGGTTTTTAAATCCTATTTCGGAATGAATCCGGGAGATTATCGAAAAAAAGGACAGCTGTCTTTCTGCTCCTGAACCCACCGCCTCAGGCCCACACTCCCTTGTTTTCCAAACAAAGGAGTGCGCAGCAGGCTACAGAGAAATAAATCATGCATGCTGGGAGCAGAGTATAAAATGTCCATTGCGGTTACTTTCCTGCTTGAAGGGAAACTGGCAGGCAGCGGACGGGTCTCCATGTTAATCTCATACAATTTTAAGGCTTTCCCACTTCCTATCTTTACTGCTTAACCCTACATAAGCATGTATAAATACCTGATCATTTTCGCATTTCTATCATTTTCCATTCTCCTAAGTTGCGCCCAAACAGAGGCAAACGATTATGAAGGAGAATGGATCGGCCATTTACCGGATAGGAATAGTTTCAATTTTGAAATTCGCCTGGAAAAGCTGGCAGAGAATGAGTACCAGCTCCTCATTTCCAATGATAAGCCTCTCCTGAATAAAAAAGTAAATTCTTCGAGTAAAGATCATCTCCAATTCAATATCGAAGATCAGCTAGACCTTAATTTTTACAAACATGGAAAGACCAGGCAATTGTCTGGCTTTATCAAATCTGGAAGATTTTACTACCATCTGGATTTACAGGAACAAGAACCTCATGTTTATATGGGCAAATGGAATCCATTTATGGTTCATAAAGGCCTTATATCCGATGATGTCATGCTTTATATGGAGTATGACGCAGAGTCGGAACTTGTAGCCTATCCATTTTTTGGAGATCAAAGATTCAGAGGAACCTGGACAAGCGGCTTTAAACAAAAAGGAAATACCCTATACTACCAAGATAGCAATACAGGGTTTAATTTTCGATCAAGGCTTTCAGGGGAAAGCGTAAGCCTGGAAATTTATTTAGTTGATGCCCTGATTACCAAGACCCAGCTTAGGCACGCAAATGATTGGGAATATAAAAGAGATCCAGACCCTGAAGGACAAGGTCCCCAAACACCAGAATCCCTGGAGGATGGCTGGGAGACTGCAAATATTCGGGATTTTGGGTTTAAAGAAGATAAATTGCTTAGGATGATTGATCGGGTAAAGGACAATAGCCTGGTAAATACCCATAGTATCCTTATCGCTAAAGAAGGGAATTTGGTATTTGAAAACTATTTTGAAGGATTCAATGCCCATATTCCTCATGATTTGCGTTCGGCTTCCAAGAGCATTTCCTCAGCTACTATTGGCATCGCTATAGATGAGGAAATCATTAAAGGGGTTGATGAAAAACTATATGATTTCATTCCCCAGAAATACCAATACACCAAAGACAAACAAAAAGCTGAGATTAGCCTCAAGGATTTATTGACGATGAGCTCAGGACTGGATGTAAACAAACAGGCATCTGAAAACTATTATCAGGATCCTCGCAATACGGACAATTGGCTAAAAACAGTACTAGAGGCACCTATGGTTAATGAACCGGGAAGCTATGCCGATTATGGTTCAGCCAATCCCTTTCTACTTGGCGTTTGTCTAAGTGAACGTTTGGATAAACCTGTGGAAGTATATATGCATGAAAAACTCTTTGCACCTCTGGGCATAACCAACTACATAAATCAGTCAGACGAAACAAAAGAGAGGCCTTATTTTGGAGGAGGCATGCTACTTACTCCCAGAGATCTCCTCAAATTCGGACAACTTTTTCTCAATAAAGGGAGCTGGAAAGGAAAGCGGATCATCTCAGAAAGCTGGGTCGAGGAGTCGACTCAAAAACATGTTCGATTGCAGGACTACGAGGATAAAAATGAATACGGATACCAGTGGTGGCACGATAGCTATGAGGTAAATGGACAGAAAATAAATGCCATAGAAGCCAGAGGTGCAGGCGGCCAATTCATCTTTATTCTCCCTCAGTTGGAATCTGTGGTGGTGATTACTTCCGGCAATTTCAGAAATGGAAAAGGGAATCAGGCTCGAACCATTTTAAAAGACTATATTCTTCCAGCAATGGTATTTTAGCCATCTGGAAGCATATAAGATGAAATTCACCTTCGAAGCATTTAAAGTCGAATTTAAGAACTATTGTCTCCGCTACCTCTCTTCTTTGCATGTGGAAAGGGAAGCTATATCTTCTTTTGGAGTATTTACAGACCAGGATATGTCCTCCTTTGTTTTGGCCTACAATACCCAAGAGCATATCAAAAATTTGGTGCCGAAAGATTCTTCTTCTTCAGAAGCAGAGTTGGCAAATTTGACAAATATATGGTGGATACCCGAGTGGAAAGGAAGTGATGAAACATTTGATCCGAAAGAGAGTCAAAGATTTTACCTGAAACTTGAAAAATTGGCAGCACTTCTTCCCTCTCCCCTCTACAAAGAATCTTTGTTCAATATGTATTGCGAAGTTCTGGCAGAGATCAAACATTCCAATTCTCTACCAAAACATTCCTCTAATTTCTTTGTACTGGTTCAGGAAGCGGACAATTTTGGATTACGTGACTCTGATAAATTGAAAAAGATCCTAAATGAGCTAGAATGGCTAGAATATGTGAGATTCAACAAAGTCTTTATGGGCTTAGATTAAATCGATATATTCCATTTTAAGCTCTAGTAGGAAGAAATGCCTAATATCTTTTTCATCACCCTTATCGGCCTTTTTCTATTCTCTGCATTCGGATGTAAAGAAAAGAGCGCGCATAAAACTCCCTGGATAAAATCAGAATTACTGTTCGAGGATAAGGGAATCCATAACTGGCAGGCAAAGTGGATGCTGGATGGAGAAAGGGCGCAAATCCTTCATACAGAAGCAGGCATGGAACTGATTGCGGGTCCTGAGCATGGGAATGATACTTGTCATACTGTTTTATGGACGAAAGAAAGCTTTAGCGGAAATATTAGGATTGAATACGATTATACACGCACCGACACAACTACCCGATGTGTAAACATCCTGTATTTCCATGCAACAGGCTCAGATAATGAAGGATATCCCCAGGATATTTCCTTATGGAATGCAAAACGCAAAGTTCCCCATATGAGGACTTATTTCAATAATATGCATGCCTATCATATCAGTTATGCAGCCTTTTCCGCCAAAGAATATTCCGGTGATAATGATTACATCCGCTTGCGAAGGTATAATCCTCAAATAGGAGGACTAAAAGGGACAGATATAGCCGGAGACAAATTCCGAACAGGCCTATTCAAACCGAATATTTCTTATCACATAAGCTTAAGCAAATATGAGGGTCAGATCGAAATGCATATCCAAAATCTCGAGGACAAATCTGATAATTTGCTTTGTAGCTGGGACGTTTCGGGATTTCCTTTATATGAATCGGGCAGAATAGGATTCCGCCATATGTATACGCGAAAAGCAAGATATAAGAATATTGAAGTATGGCGGCTGAAAGCAAAGCCCTAAAATTAGTCTCAGGGCGTCCATTTAATAAATCTCTTCGTTATCTTAATGATTTGGCTGCAAAGCATAGCCTCACACGCTGGTCAGAAGCTAGCGATAGCATTTGATCGACTGGATGGGCAGCCTTCTCCAGAAAAATACGGAACTATAAACCCTAAAAGATGAAAGGAAAGATTATCCTCCTATTGATTGTAGCCCTGGCTAGCTTTAGCGCTTGCCAACAAACTCAGAAGTCCCAGGAAGCTCCTCAAGCTGCTGCTACAGAAAGTCCAAAAAGTGATAAAGGTATGATCAAAGTTAGCATCCTTTACCCCAATGAAGAAGGCAAAACCTTCGACATGGACTATTATTCCCAAAAACACATGCCTATGGTCGCGGACTTATTGGGAGAATCTCTGAAGAAGCTGAAAATTGATAAAGGAATCGGAGGAAGAACTCCTGATGAACCTATTCCCTATTTTGCGATCGGCTATTTGTATTTCGACAAACTTTCCGAATATCAGGAAGCATTTGGCCCAGTAGCGGGACAAATTACCGGCGACATTCCCAATTATACCAATGTTCAGCCGATAGTACAGATTAGCGAGGTTCTGGAATAAAGAGCGGGCACCTCCCAAAGGATAAATCGTCCGGATAGCCAAGCCTATCTATAAATATTTAAACCATGAGAACACTAAGCACAATCATTGTCCTTTTTCTATGTTTAAATGTCCTAAAGGCCGGAGATCAGTTTATTTCTGGCACCGTAAAAAGTGACCTGGACATAGAACTCTTCCATGTCAATATTCATGTGAAGGGAGCTGAGAAACTCGGAGAAACGGATTGCCAGGGAAAATTCAGAATAAAAGCTGAGCTAGGAGATACCCTGATTTTATCAAAGCCAAATTTCGAATCGAGAAGCTGGATTGTAGATTCCCTCTCAGATAATTCCCTGATTTTAACATTTAACTACCCCCAATTAAGGAAGAAGCTCGAAGGAAATCCGGCTTTCAGCCTCTTATGTCAAGGAAGTAGCAGTGAGCCTTTATACATTATCGATGGTATGACCAAAGACACCCCCTATTACCATGCTATCCGAAATGAGATTATAGAGGAAAATATATCTTCCTTATTCATTCTGAAAGACCCTGAGGTCCTGGATTTATTAGGTCCATGCGCAGCCAGTGGGGTCGTGTGGATAAATACGACTTGTGCATTTCGGACGAAAGAGTAGTTTGCAAGGGAACTCAAATCTCTGAACAAAATGCATCGCTTCCATGCCAAACTGGAAATCATAGTAGGTAACCCTTTCGTCTACCTTCCTCCAGCGATCCTCCAAGTAATATTTGAGGAAGCCCAGAAAGACAAGGGACACATTCCGGTCAGAGGTACCATCAATGCCCTGGCCTATCAACAAACGCTGGTAAAATACAGCGGTGCATGGCGGCTCTACATCAACATGAAAATGCTCAAAGATTCTCCCCGGAGAATAGGAGAAGAGATTTCTGTTGAGATTGAATTTGATCCCAGTGATAGAAGCATACAGCCACATCCAAAATTGATTGAGGCTTTGAATAAAAATGAAGCAGCAAAAGCTGTATTCGATAGCTTATCCCCTTCCCGACAAAAGGAAATCATCCGCTACATTGCCCAGCTAAAATCAGCGGAAAGTGTAGATAGAAATGTAAAGCGAGCCATTAATTTTCTATTGGGGAAAGAAAGATTTGTCGGCAGGGCTAAACCTTGATGTTGATCGGAAATTTCTGCAAATCAAAGAGCATAACTTTATCATAAAAAAAATGCAGGATATCCGAATGGATCGAATCAGGGTCCATCCTCTTTTCCTGCTGGGAAATACTCAAACCATGTCCAGCCCCAGAAAAACTTTCCGCCACAAGCGAGAGGCCCCTACCCTCCTGACTGGAGAAGAAAATCTTCCTTTTTTTGAAATTGCAAATGAAACCGCACAAGAATGGATGGTTGGCTATTTGCAAAAGAAAAGAGAGATGAGAAGAATCAGGTAATTGATGTACTTCAAAGAAAGACAGAATATTTATTGAATGACCAAAAGTAGAAGAAATTAACTCCCCAAATTTTACACTCGTCTTACACTATTTTACACTCAGCATCTCAGGGTTGAGTAGCATAAACTTATATTTGTAGTAAGCAAAATAGATCAACAAAAATGCTTAAGCCTGCATTTGTATACTTCTCTCTACTACTTATTTGCTTAAGCTGCAATAAGCAAAACAAGGGAAACCTGGCTGAAGAATCCCTCACAGACTTCAGGCAGATTGCTGTGGATTCTACTCAGCAATCTGCTGAAGAAGCCTATGTTGATCCCTTTGAAGGTCTGAATATCGATGCCCAACTTATGTTGGTTCTCCGGCATGTCTTTCAGGATAAGCAAGAGAATTTCTGGTTCGTAGGAGATAATGTCTTTTTATACAATAGAGACAGCTTATTCAAGCTCGATGACATTGGGCTATTTGACAAGCTCGCCACCCGAGTGGTAGAAGAGGATCAGGAAGGCAATATCTGGATTGGTAGCTCTGAGGGAGTTTTCAAATTTGATCCCACAACGAGTCCGAATATCGGGCCTGAATCCTTCCATAACTTCTCAGAAGAGGAGGGGATGTTGGGCCATGATGTATGGTGTTTAAAGGCTGACAGCAAAGGAAGGCTCTGGGTAGGAACTATGGAAGGTTTAAGCTATTTCGATGGAAAGAATTTTACGCACTTTCCCCTACCCGAAGCAGAAGTGGATAGCAATAGAGGTATGAGCAGTGCAAATATTGTACATAGCATTACAGAAGATCGCAAAGGCCGGATGTGGTTTGGGACCAATGGAGGTGCTTATGTATATGATGGAAAAGACCTTCTAAATATTTCGGTGAAAGACGGACTTTGCCACAATGCAGTCAATGATATAGAAGAAGATGAAGAAGGTAATATCTGGTTTGCTACCCATTATCAAGGCGTATGTCGTTGGGATGGCAAGACCTTTACTTCAATCACAGATGGATTGGGCCTGGATGAAATAGAATGCTGGTTTCTCTTTAAAGATAATGCCGGCAATATTTGGTTTCCAATAGAACATAAGGGCGTCTATCGTTACGATGGTCAATCTCTTCAAAACTTCCACAAAGCAGAAGGCTTTCCTATGAATGGCGTATTTAGCATGATAGAAGACCAGGAAGGCAATTATTGGCTTTCCGGTTTTGGTGGCCTTTATCGCTATGATGGAACTGCCTTTCTCAACTTCAATAAGAATAGCTCCTGGGATTTTTAGTCTATTTATATGAAAAGCCTTCTAGTATATACAAGCCTCTTATTCCTTTGTTTCCTTGCTTGCAATAAGCAACAACAGAGCAATTTGCCTGAGGACAATGTTGAAAACACCAAAGCGGCACCTATTCCCGCTAAACCAGAAGTGGATAGACTCTTTTTCGTAGAAGGCCAGCTCTGCCAGCATCTTCGCAACATCTTTCAGGATAGCAAAGGCAATCTATGGTTCGGAACCAATGTATATGGCATCATGCGCTATGATGGGGATAGTCTGGTCTATTTTGACAAAGACAATGAGCAGAGCAAAATAGGTCGTATCACGGGAATTGTAGAAGATAACGATGGAAATATTTGGTTTGGAGCCTATGGAGGTTTGCTGAAATATGATGGGAGCAGTTTTCAGAATTTCACAACTAAAAATGGCCTTATCGATCATGAGATCTGGAGTTTGATTCAGGATAGTGAGGGCATATTTTGGATAGGAACAACCGAAGGTATTAGTCGGTTTGATGGTCAAAAATTCACCTCCTTTCCCTTTCCTAAAGCAGAAGTCACCAATCCCGATCCGGTCTATGCTCCCAATCGGATTTCAAGTCTCATGGAGGACAGTCAGGGAAAAATTTGGATAGGAACCGATGGATATGGCATCACCCTATATGATCCTTCTCTCTCCAATGAATCTGATGCTTTTAGCCATATTACCAAAGCAGAAGGCCTCGCAGATAATAACATCAGTGGCTTTCTGGAAGGCAAAAATGGAGACATCTGGATCGGGACCATGTTTGGGGGCCTTAGTCGATTTGATGGAAAAACCTTTAAAAATTTCACCGAAGAAGGAATCATCGAAGGGGTGGAAGTAGGCGGCTTTCATCTGGACAGAAAAGGAAATTTTTGGTTCACAGCCGAGAACAATGGTGTATATCGCTATGATGGAAGCTCATTTAGCAATTTTTACAAAGACGCGAATCTTCCGACAAATGCTATTCTTGCCATTTATGAAGATAAAGAATCTCGCTTTTGGTTTGGAGGCTGGGGAGGGCTTTTTCGTTTTGATGGAGAAAGCTTTCAAGCAGTAAGCAAAGAAGGTCCCTGGGACTGATTCCAAACGCTTTTACTGAACAAAAACATCCTCAATCATTTTTAAGCAGCTCCTATAATGTCAAAGAGTCCGCCTTTGATAGGGGATAATGATTTTTCTTGTGTCTTAACAAGGAGCAGGATTTGCTCATAAACAACAGGAGCAGGCAAATTGCAATTCTTAGCTTCAATGCTAACTTCTCCTCATAAAAAGACACACAATTTTACGTCATAATTTCCATATTCTCATGCCCTTTATTTCAACTTCCATTCCGGATAAACTGGGCGGATTCCGTCCCCTTTTGCTAAGCCTGTTTATCATTTTCCAAACAGCAAATACCTATAGTCAAATCTCTAAATCTGCATACACGATATCCTTTTACTCTCCTTATTTTACACAAGTCGGAACAAAAATAGGAGCCAGTTTTTTCCTGGCTGATGTATCTAAAAAGGGAATAAGCAAAGAAATAAGGATAGGTCCTCAGGTGGGCTTTTTCAGCCAAATAGGGATCAGCCAAAACTATCTACTAAACGCTGAACTAAGTCTCCTGAGAAAGAGAGATTCGAAAAAAAGATTTCAAAGTTTTGGATTGGGCCTTGCTTACCTGGTCTCTTCCAAAGGCCTGGGACCAATAGTCGATCTGGGTTCCGCAGGAGTTTCGTCAGCAAGCAGAGAAACAGATTCCTTTATCACACCTAGTTTGAATTATAGTCTCGGCCTTAGTCCTTCTAAGGGACCCGCTTATCAATTCAGTTTATTTCTTGGCAAAAAATTCTCTTTGCAGGACAAAGGAGAACTCTTCTTCGGTTTTGAAACCGGTATTATTCTCAACAACTAATACAGATGAAAAGAACAGAATTTATTAAAAAAGGACTGGCCATGGGACTGGGTATGCCTTTCCTATCCATGTTTCTGGAATCCTGCTCGCAGGCAGAAAATGAAGCGAGGGAATTAGTACCTCAAATTTCTACAGATTTTACCGGCAAGGTGCTGATTGTAGGAGCAGGAGCCGCAGGAATGAGTGCTGCCTATTTTCTGGAAAGGAACAATATCGAATATGAGGTTCTGGAAGCTTCCTCAACATATGGAGGCAGGGTAAAGAGAGCAGCAGATTTTGCAGATTTCCCCATCGACCTGGGGGCAGAATGGCTGCATGCAGATCCGATTGTATTAGCCGAAATTCTTGATGATTCCTCCATTGACGACAACATAGAACTCATTACCTATAATCCTCAATCTTATTCGGTATGGAATGGTAAAAAGTTGACTCGCCACAATTGGATAAGGAATTTCTACAGTGAGCATAAATTCAAAAGCACTACCTGGTTTGGCTTCTTTGAGAAATACATGATCCCTAAGATCGGAGGTAAGATTCTCTACAATCATGTGGTCGAAGAAATAAACTACCAAAACGAAATGGTCCAGCTCAAAACCGCCAATGGTCAGAGTTTTGAAGCAGATAAAGTACTCATCACGGTTCCGATATCCGTCCTTCAACAAGAGCTAATTGAGTTTAGCCCTGCCTTGCCCTCTCAAAAAGTAGAAGCAATCAATGGAGTTGATATGGGGGAAGGAATTAAAGTCTTCATCGAATTTCAGGAGAAATTTTATCCGGATATAATATTCATGGGGGGCCTCGCGGGAGCCTTAAGTGCATCCGAACTCATCTACTATGATGCTGCTTTTCGAAAGGATGCTGAGAAACACGTATTGGCCCTCTTTACGGTAGGGGAAAAAGCGGCTCCTTATGCCCTACTGGAAAATGATGAAGCTATTATTAATAAAATCCTGGGGGAACTGGATGAGATGTTTGAAGGGAAAGCCAGTGAAACTTATAAAAAACATATTATCCAAAACTGGTCGAAAGAGCCTTACATAAGAGGCTCCTATGCACAGGATTATGAAAACAGGAGCCAAAACATCTCGG includes:
- a CDS encoding EthD family reductase; amino-acid sequence: MKGKIILLLIVALASFSACQQTQKSQEAPQAAATESPKSDKGMIKVSILYPNEEGKTFDMDYYSQKHMPMVADLLGESLKKLKIDKGIGGRTPDEPIPYFAIGYLYFDKLSEYQEAFGPVAGQITGDIPNYTNVQPIVQISEVLE
- a CDS encoding helix-turn-helix transcriptional regulator — its product is MKILSKGRYYGNQNSERSFNGVLLSHYTYTGVKTDWHYHENPYFMYVLQGNMKDCNRKQKTLCPSGSLMYNNWQEPHYGSKHSEQASGFHLEFETSWLRKNGFTENLLEGSQLIEHPRIHVLFVRLFHEFAFKDTYNEVSVELLLLQLCEALNSAKQLAGAEEPEWIAGLKELLHYDTNKLSLQYLSDQLGVHPVHISRAAPKYLSMSVGEYIRKEKLKKAIPLLYSPSLSLTEIAYQSGFSDQSHFNRVFKSYFGMNPGDYRKKGQLSFCS
- a CDS encoding two-component regulator propeller domain-containing protein, giving the protein MKSLLVYTSLLFLCFLACNKQQQSNLPEDNVENTKAAPIPAKPEVDRLFFVEGQLCQHLRNIFQDSKGNLWFGTNVYGIMRYDGDSLVYFDKDNEQSKIGRITGIVEDNDGNIWFGAYGGLLKYDGSSFQNFTTKNGLIDHEIWSLIQDSEGIFWIGTTEGISRFDGQKFTSFPFPKAEVTNPDPVYAPNRISSLMEDSQGKIWIGTDGYGITLYDPSLSNESDAFSHITKAEGLADNNISGFLEGKNGDIWIGTMFGGLSRFDGKTFKNFTEEGIIEGVEVGGFHLDRKGNFWFTAENNGVYRYDGSSFSNFYKDANLPTNAILAIYEDKESRFWFGGWGGLFRFDGESFQAVSKEGPWD
- a CDS encoding serine hydrolase: MYKYLIIFAFLSFSILLSCAQTEANDYEGEWIGHLPDRNSFNFEIRLEKLAENEYQLLISNDKPLLNKKVNSSSKDHLQFNIEDQLDLNFYKHGKTRQLSGFIKSGRFYYHLDLQEQEPHVYMGKWNPFMVHKGLISDDVMLYMEYDAESELVAYPFFGDQRFRGTWTSGFKQKGNTLYYQDSNTGFNFRSRLSGESVSLEIYLVDALITKTQLRHANDWEYKRDPDPEGQGPQTPESLEDGWETANIRDFGFKEDKLLRMIDRVKDNSLVNTHSILIAKEGNLVFENYFEGFNAHIPHDLRSASKSISSATIGIAIDEEIIKGVDEKLYDFIPQKYQYTKDKQKAEISLKDLLTMSSGLDVNKQASENYYQDPRNTDNWLKTVLEAPMVNEPGSYADYGSANPFLLGVCLSERLDKPVEVYMHEKLFAPLGITNYINQSDETKERPYFGGGMLLTPRDLLKFGQLFLNKGSWKGKRIISESWVEESTQKHVRLQDYEDKNEYGYQWWHDSYEVNGQKINAIEARGAGGQFIFILPQLESVVVITSGNFRNGKGNQARTILKDYILPAMVF
- a CDS encoding two-component regulator propeller domain-containing protein, encoding MLKPAFVYFSLLLICLSCNKQNKGNLAEESLTDFRQIAVDSTQQSAEEAYVDPFEGLNIDAQLMLVLRHVFQDKQENFWFVGDNVFLYNRDSLFKLDDIGLFDKLATRVVEEDQEGNIWIGSSEGVFKFDPTTSPNIGPESFHNFSEEEGMLGHDVWCLKADSKGRLWVGTMEGLSYFDGKNFTHFPLPEAEVDSNRGMSSANIVHSITEDRKGRMWFGTNGGAYVYDGKDLLNISVKDGLCHNAVNDIEEDEEGNIWFATHYQGVCRWDGKTFTSITDGLGLDEIECWFLFKDNAGNIWFPIEHKGVYRYDGQSLQNFHKAEGFPMNGVFSMIEDQEGNYWLSGFGGLYRYDGTAFLNFNKNSSWDF
- a CDS encoding nuclear transport factor 2 family protein — encoded protein: MTTQEVANKWAEYCRTGQWDKAQGELYGQNCVSLEMEGAEGFPARVEGMEAISQKGQAWNEMMEEFHGIEIEGPIVAGDHFTATMKMDITPKGQERRVDEEVAVFRVKDGKIVSEQFFYPLG
- a CDS encoding YdeI/OmpD-associated family protein; translated protein: MHRFHAKLEIIVGNPFVYLPPAILQVIFEEAQKDKGHIPVRGTINALAYQQTLVKYSGAWRLYINMKMLKDSPRRIGEEISVEIEFDPSDRSIQPHPKLIEALNKNEAAKAVFDSLSPSRQKEIIRYIAQLKSAESVDRNVKRAINFLLGKERFVGRAKP
- a CDS encoding DUF1961 family protein; amino-acid sequence: MPNIFFITLIGLFLFSAFGCKEKSAHKTPWIKSELLFEDKGIHNWQAKWMLDGERAQILHTEAGMELIAGPEHGNDTCHTVLWTKESFSGNIRIEYDYTRTDTTTRCVNILYFHATGSDNEGYPQDISLWNAKRKVPHMRTYFNNMHAYHISYAAFSAKEYSGDNDYIRLRRYNPQIGGLKGTDIAGDKFRTGLFKPNISYHISLSKYEGQIEMHIQNLEDKSDNLLCSWDVSGFPLYESGRIGFRHMYTRKARYKNIEVWRLKAKP
- a CDS encoding NAD(P)/FAD-dependent oxidoreductase, with product MKRTEFIKKGLAMGLGMPFLSMFLESCSQAENEARELVPQISTDFTGKVLIVGAGAAGMSAAYFLERNNIEYEVLEASSTYGGRVKRAADFADFPIDLGAEWLHADPIVLAEILDDSSIDDNIELITYNPQSYSVWNGKKLTRHNWIRNFYSEHKFKSTTWFGFFEKYMIPKIGGKILYNHVVEEINYQNEMVQLKTANGQSFEADKVLITVPISVLQQELIEFSPALPSQKVEAINGVDMGEGIKVFIEFQEKFYPDIIFMGGLAGALSASELIYYDAAFRKDAEKHVLALFTVGEKAAPYALLENDEAIINKILGELDEMFEGKASETYKKHIIQNWSKEPYIRGSYAQDYENRSQNISDILEPVNAKVYFAGEAIHDDWQSTVNGACESGYEVVKNLLGLSE